A single Bosea sp. PAMC 26642 DNA region contains:
- the pbpC gene encoding penicillin-binding protein 1C, translating to MREGKTLPDLRVLSLIRQRFALPPSPPRGEGRARRLRKLKVAVAVGALIVTATTAALYHYATTLPPLDLAAASERSTVVLDREGKLLRPFLTQDGRWKLPVTSADVDPRYLAMLKAYEDRRFDSHSGIDPLGMLRAAGQMLANGRIVSGGSTLTMQVARLLEPREERSPSAKLRQAMRALELERRFDKTQILDHYLTLAPFGGNLEGVRAASFAYFGKEPKRLSTAEAALLVALPQSPETRRPDRFEQAARKARERVLARVEAAGLATVSEVAAAREEPIPTTRKPFPNLAPHVAEQVVAEADGDPVHRLTIDARLQANLENLARERAQNLSPQLSIAILAVDNETGEVRASVGGVDYFAAERAGSLDLTRALRSPGSALKPFIYALAFDNGIAHPETMLEDRPTRYGSYVPENFDMTFQGMVSARRALQLSLNVPAVELLSAVGPQRFLSRLRDAGAAIAMPKEGGAPGLAVGLGGLGITLQDLTRLYVGLARGGGMTALRVRDGNCPRAVIPGDRRETRNPCLNRSGMDPGSTLRSARDDGVVPLNETDATRLVDPVAAWYVADTLLGAPAPLNAVPGRIAYKTGTSYGYRDAWAVGFDRRHTIGVWVGRADNGAVPGLVGRVVAAPILFDAFARLGIDPRPFPQPPDAIVSNAAHLPPPLRHLRQDVPKTVAAMTTPALRLAFPPEGARIDLAGSGMDGRGQLNLKVAGGAPPYTWLVDGAPVLEPTRRREATWQPGGKGFVRISVIDGTGASESVSVRLQ from the coding sequence GTGAGGGAAGGCAAAACCTTGCCGGATTTGCGCGTCCTTTCCCTCATCCGTCAGCGCTTCGCGCTGCCACCTTCTCCCCCGAGGGGAGAAGGACGCGCCCGACGCTTACGCAAACTGAAGGTCGCGGTCGCCGTCGGCGCTCTGATTGTCACTGCAACCACCGCCGCCCTCTACCACTACGCCACCACCCTCCCGCCGCTCGACCTCGCCGCCGCATCCGAACGCTCGACCGTGGTGCTCGACCGCGAGGGCAAACTGCTGCGCCCCTTCCTGACGCAGGACGGCCGCTGGAAGCTTCCCGTCACGAGCGCGGACGTCGATCCGCGCTATCTCGCCATGCTCAAGGCCTATGAGGACAGGCGCTTCGACAGCCATTCCGGCATCGACCCGCTCGGCATGCTGCGCGCCGCAGGCCAGATGCTGGCGAACGGCCGGATCGTCTCGGGCGGATCGACGCTGACCATGCAGGTCGCGCGCCTGCTGGAGCCGCGCGAGGAGCGCTCGCCTTCGGCCAAGCTGCGCCAGGCGATGCGCGCGCTCGAACTCGAACGGCGCTTCGACAAGACGCAGATCCTCGACCATTACCTCACGCTCGCGCCCTTCGGCGGTAATCTCGAAGGCGTCCGCGCCGCGAGCTTCGCCTATTTCGGCAAGGAGCCCAAGCGCCTCTCGACCGCCGAGGCCGCGCTCCTCGTCGCGCTGCCGCAATCGCCCGAGACGCGCCGGCCGGACCGCTTCGAGCAGGCGGCGCGCAAGGCCCGCGAGCGCGTGCTCGCCCGTGTCGAGGCGGCCGGACTCGCAACCGTATCGGAAGTCGCCGCCGCACGCGAGGAGCCGATCCCGACCACGCGAAAACCGTTTCCGAACCTCGCGCCCCATGTCGCCGAACAGGTCGTGGCGGAGGCGGACGGCGACCCCGTCCATCGCCTGACGATCGATGCGCGGCTGCAGGCCAATCTCGAAAATCTCGCCCGCGAGCGCGCCCAGAACCTTAGCCCCCAGCTCTCGATCGCGATCCTAGCCGTCGACAACGAGACCGGCGAGGTCCGTGCCTCTGTCGGCGGCGTCGACTATTTCGCGGCCGAGCGCGCCGGCTCGCTCGACCTGACGCGCGCTTTGCGCTCGCCGGGCTCGGCGCTGAAGCCCTTCATCTACGCGCTCGCCTTCGACAACGGCATCGCCCATCCCGAGACGATGCTGGAAGACCGGCCGACGCGCTATGGCAGTTATGTCCCCGAGAATTTCGACATGACCTTCCAGGGCATGGTCAGCGCGCGCCGGGCTCTGCAGCTCTCGCTCAACGTGCCGGCGGTCGAGCTGCTCTCGGCGGTCGGTCCGCAGCGCTTCCTGTCGCGCCTGCGCGATGCGGGTGCGGCCATCGCCATGCCGAAGGAGGGCGGCGCACCGGGGCTCGCGGTGGGGCTCGGCGGACTGGGGATCACGCTGCAGGACCTGACGCGGCTCTATGTCGGCTTGGCGCGGGGCGGCGGGATGACGGCGCTCAGGGTGAGGGACGGCAATTGTCCCCGCGCCGTCATTCCGGGCGACCGCAGGGAGACCCGGAATCCATGCCTAAACCGTTCCGGAATGGATCCCGGGTCTACGCTGCGCTCCGCCCGGGATGACGGCGTGGTTCCATTGAATGAGACCGATGCAACCCGTCTCGTCGACCCCGTCGCGGCCTGGTACGTCGCCGACACCCTGCTTGGCGCGCCGGCTCCGCTCAACGCCGTGCCCGGCCGCATCGCCTACAAGACCGGCACCTCCTACGGCTATCGCGACGCCTGGGCCGTCGGTTTCGACCGCAGGCACACCATCGGCGTCTGGGTCGGCCGGGCCGACAACGGCGCGGTGCCAGGCCTCGTCGGGCGCGTCGTCGCAGCGCCGATCCTGTTCGACGCCTTCGCGCGGCTCGGCATCGATCCGCGCCCCTTCCCGCAGCCACCGGACGCGATCGTCTCCAATGCGGCGCATCTGCCGCCGCCGCTGCGCCATCTGCGTCAGGACGTGCCCAAGACGGTGGCGGCCATGACAACGCCTGCGCTCAGGCTCGCCTTCCCGCCCGAGGGCGCAAGGATCGACCTCGCCGGCTCGGGAATGGACGGCAGGGGCCAGCTCAACCTCAAGGTCGCAGGCGGCGCGCCGCCCTACACCTGGCTGGTTGACGGCGCCCCGGTGCTGGAACCGACGCGCCGGCGCGAGGCAACCTGGCAGCCCGGCGGCAAGGGCTTCGTCCGGATCTCGGTCATCGACGGAACGGGCGCGAGCGAGAGCGTCTCGGTGCGGCTGCAGTAG